In one window of Gossypium hirsutum isolate 1008001.06 chromosome A01, Gossypium_hirsutum_v2.1, whole genome shotgun sequence DNA:
- the LOC121212130 gene encoding probable LRR receptor-like serine/threonine-protein kinase At3g47570, which yields MNEVAHSLATKGMKNEEELYLQNEMPGYAMATVERDRRWDPNSSPCNWTGVVCNKHNTRVVELNLSGFHLEGFISPHVGNLSFLRSLQLQDNQLSGELPDQMWNLFRLRDLNMSQNSLYGVIPSNIRKLTELRSLDLMTNKITGAVPEDLDQLVQLQVLNLGRNLFTGTIPASIANISSLQTLNLGTNNLTGAIPTELSHLRNLKELDLTINHLTGTVPSTIYNMSSLVVLALASNHLRGRLPYDVGVTLPNLLVFNFGFNEFTGGIPGSLHNLTNIKIIRMAHNLLQGTVPPGLGNLPFLEMYNIGFNKIVTTGDDSLEFIITSLTNSSRLKFLALDGNLLEGEIPESVGNLSEVLSKLYMGGNRISGNIPPSIAQLSGLTLLNLSYNSISGEIPPEMGKLVELQMLGLAGNQISSRIPTGLGDLRKLNQIDLSGNQLVGQIPSSFQNFQKLLPMDLSNNRLNGSIPKETLNIPSLSTVLNFSRNSLNGPLPEEIGLLESVVAIDLSMNHLSGNIPSSIEGCKSLEKLFMAENMLSGPIPGTIGELKGLETLDLSSNQLSGSIPTDLQKLQVLESLNLSFNDLEGSLPSGGIFKNLSSVHLEGNRKLCLPLACKNTRGRHGRLVKIYVSIVVITTFALCFIMASLFHIKRGKPKATGTSEQLKEQHQMISYHEIRRATENFNPGNLIGKGSFGSVYKGYLNGVHVAIKVLDVARIGSWKSFRAECEALRNVRHRNLVKLITSCSSVDIKNVEFLALVYEFLANGSVQDWLKGNKRNADGDGLNVMERLNVAIDVASALDYLHHDCEVPVVHCDLKPSNILLDQDMTAKVGDFGLARLLMEKSNSQPSISSTNVLKGSIGYIPPEYGFGKKPSTAGDVYSYGVMLLELFTGKSPTHESFVGELNLIKWTQSAFPSEVQQILDPELLLLLQNLQYDSQPINPETHHDCLTTIIGVGLSCTSVSPDGRITMRDALRKLKMVKSTLTNPSPPAKNRA from the exons ATGAATGAAGTAGCTCATTCTTTAGCGACAAAAGGGATGAAGAACGAAGAAGAACTTTACTTGCAAAATGAAATGCCTGGTTATGCAATGGCGACGGTGGAAAGAGATCGAAGGTGG GACCCAAACTCATCTCCATGTAACTGGACTGGAGTTGTCTGCAACAAACACAACACCAGAGTGGTTGAACTCAACCTCTCTGGGTTTCATCTTGAAGGCTTCATAAGCCCTCATGTTGGGAATCTTTCGTTCCTTCGTTCCCTTCAACTTCAAGATAATCAGCTTTCGGGTGAACTGCCTGATCAAATGTGGAATCTTTTTCGCTTAAGAGATTTAAATATGAGCCAAAACAGCTTATATGGTGTGATTCCATCGAATATAAGAAAATTAACTGAGCTCAGATCTCTTGATTTGATGACGAATAAGATTACTGGAGCTGTTCCCGAAGATCTTGACCAGCTTGTCCAGCTTCAAGTTTTGAACTTGGGACGAAACCTTTTCACAGGTACTATTCCAGCTTCTATAGCAAACATTTCGTCACTCCAGACCTTGAATTTGGGCACCAATAATCTTACTGGAGCAATTCCCACTGAGTTGAGCCATCTTCGAAATTTGAAGGAACTTGACCTCACCATTAATCATCTAACAGGGACTGTTCCTTCTACCATCTACAACATGTCTTCCCTAGTTGTTTTGGCCTTAGCTTCCAACCATCTTCGGGGCAGGCTTCCCTATGATGTTGGGGTTACACTCCCTAATCTTTTGGTTTTCAACTTTGGCTTCAATGAATTCACTGGTGGAATCCCAGGCTCTTTGCACAATCTCACCAATATAAAAATCATTCGCATGGCACACAATCTTCTTCAAGGGACAGTGCCACCGGGTTTGGGAAATCTGCCGTTTCTAGAAATGTATAACATTGGGTTTAATAAGATTGTTACCACAGGTGACGATAGTCTTGAATTCATCATCACTTCTTTGACAAACAGTTCTCGTCTAAAGTTTCTTGCTTTAGACGGTAATCTTTTAGAGGGTGAAATTCCAGAATCCGTCGGCAACCTTTCCGAAGTGCTCTCGAAATTGTACATGGGAGGCAATCGTATTTCTGGCAACATACCGCCGTCCATTGCCCAACTTAGTGGCTTGACTTTGCTTAATTTGAGTTACAATTCCATCTCTGGCGAAATCCCACCCGAGATGGGTAAATTGGTGGAACTGCAAATGCTGGGTTTGGCTGGAAATCAGATTTCTAGTCGGATTCCAACCGGTCTTGGTGATCTACGAAAGCTAAACCAAATCGATTTATCTGGAAATCAACTGGTGGGTCAAATACCTTCTAGTTTTCAGAACTTTCAGAAACTGCTTCCCATGGATTTATCCAACAACAGGCTCAATGGAAGCATCCCCAAAGAAACTCTCAATATCCCTAGTTTGAGTACTGTGTTGAACTTTTCCAGGAATTCTCTCAATGGACCTTTACCAGAAGAAATAGGGCTTCTGGAAAGTGTTGTTGCAATTGACCTGTCTATGAACCATCTCTCTGGTAATATTCCCAGCTCCATTGAAGGTTGCAAGAGCTTGGAGAAATTGTTCATGGCTGAGAATATGCTATCAGGCCCAATTCCAGGAACGATTGGGGAACTGAAAGGCTTGGAAACGTTAGATCTCTCATCAAACCAACTTTCAGGCTCCATTCCCACGGATCTTCAGAAACTACAAGTCCTTGAATCATTGAACCTCTCTTTCAATGACTTGGAAGGAAGTTTACCTAGCGGTGGGATTTTCAAGAATCTTTCAAGCGTCCATTTGGAAGGCAACAGAAAGCTTTGCTTGCCCTTGGCTTGTAAAAACACTCGTGGTCGCCATGGAAGATTAGTCAAGATTTATGTTAGTATAGTTGTAATTACGACTTTTGCTCTATGTTTCATCATGGCTTCCTTGTTCCACATAAAAAGGGGCAAACCAAAAGCCACAGGAACTTCTGAACAACTGAAGGAGCAACATCAGATGATCTCTTACCATGAGATTCGCAGAGCAACAGAGAATTTCAACCCTGGAAACTTGATTGGAAAAGGGAGCTTTGGCTCAGTTTATAAGGGGTACCTTAATGGCGTTCATGTCGCAATCAAGGTCCTTGATGTAGCGAGAATCGGATCCTGGAAGAGCTTCCGAGCCGAATGCGAAGCTCTGAGAAACGTAAGGCACCGCAATCTCGTCAAGCTAATCACTTCATGCTCCAGTGTGGACATAAAGAACGTGGAATTCCTGGCCCTGGTGTATGAGTTCCTCGCCAATGGAAGCGTCCAAGACTGGCTTAAAGGAAACAAAAGGAATGCAGATGGGGATGGGTTAAATGTCATGGAAAGATTGAATGTGGCCATTGATGTAGCTTCTGCATTAGATTATTTGCACCATGACTGTGAAGTTCCAGTGGTGCACTGTGATTTAAAGCCCAGCAACATTCTTTTGGACCAAGACATGACTGCCAAGGTCGGAGATTTTGGGTTGGCAAGGTTGCTGATGGAGAAATCAAACAGTCAACCTTCCATTAGCTCCACGAATGTCCTCAAGGGTTCTATAGGTTACATACCTCCAG AGTATGGATTTGGAAAGAAGCCATCAACAGCAGGGGATGTTTACAGCTATGGAGTAATGTTGCTTGAGTTATTTACAGGAAAGAGTCCAACCCACGAGAGCTTTGTGGGAGAACTTAATCTAATTAAATGGACACAATCGGCTTTCCCTTCCGAAGTGCAGCAAATTCTGGATCCTGAACTGCTATTGTTGCTGCAGAATTTGCAGTACGATAGCCAACCGATAAACCCAGAGACACACCATGATTGTTTAACAACAATCATTGGAGTGGGACTCTCTTGTACCTCGGTTTCTCCTGATGGACGGATCACCATGAGAGACGCCCTTCGCAAGCTTAAAATGGTGAAGAGCACTCTCACCAACCCTTCACCTCCCGCAAAAAACAGAGCATGA